The proteins below come from a single Miscanthus floridulus cultivar M001 chromosome 1, ASM1932011v1, whole genome shotgun sequence genomic window:
- the LOC136485405 gene encoding uncharacterized protein: MSRAAVVAALASLLAGVAAGAGAVTFSATNAASSTVGGKRFGRDVGVAYSRRVLSDAASFCWKTFSQPSPGSRKPVSSVSLVVEDINGVAFTSANGIHLSAQYVGNYSGDVKTEVTGVLYHETTHVWQWNGQGHANGGLIEGIADYARLKAGYAPGHWVKPGQGDRRDQGYDVTARFLDYCDSLKPGFVALLNAKMKDGYTDDFFAQILGNTVQQLWQDYKANYV; encoded by the exons ATGAGCCGTGCCGCCGTCGTAGCAGCGCTCGCTTCGCTCCTGGCCGGCGTGGCGGCCGGGGCCGGCGCGGTCACGTTCAGCGCGACGAACGCCGCGTCGAGCACAGTGGGCGGCAAGCGGTTCGGCCGGGATGTCGGCGTCGCATACTCGAGGCGAGTGCTCTCGGACGCCGCCTCCTTTTGCTGGAAGACCTTCAGCCAGCCCAGCCCCGGCAGCCGCAAGCCCGTCAGCTCCGTCAGCCTCGTCGTCGAGGACATCAACGGCGTGGCCTTCACGAGCGCCAACGGGATCCACCTCAGCGCCCAGTACGTCGGCAACTACTCCGGCGACGTGAAAACAGAG GTCACCGGCGTGCTGTACCACGAGACGACGCACGTGTGGCAGTGGAACGGGCAGGGGCACGCGAACGGCGGCCTCATCGAGGGCATCGCCGACTACGCCCGGCTGAAGGCGGGGTACGCGCCGGGGCACTGGGTGAAGCCGGGGCAGGGAGACCGAAGGGATCAGGGGTACGATGTCACGGCGAGGTTCCTGGACTACTGCGACTCGCTGAAGCCGGGCTTCGTCGCGCTGCTCAACGCCAAGATGAAGGACGGCTACACCGACGATTTCTTCGCTCAGATCCTGGGGAACACCGTGCAGCAGCTGTGGCAGGACTACAAGGCCAACTACGTGTGA